Proteins encoded in a region of the Inquilinus sp. KBS0705 genome:
- the trpD gene encoding anthranilate phosphoribosyltransferase, whose amino-acid sequence MKQILNHLFEHKTFTREQSKEILKNIALGKYNNSQMAAFMTAYCMRSITVNELEGFRDAMLELCLPIDLEAGELIDLCGTGGDGKDTFNISTLASFVVAGAGYKVAKHGNYGVSSGCGSSNVMEHLGYVFTNDTDKLKKSVDKANICFLHAPLFHPAMKTVAPIRRELGVKTFFNMLGPLVNPAKPNNQLVGVFNLELARVYAYLYQKSGINYTILNALDGYDEISLTCDFKTFSAEGEKINSIEALGFNKLNEDEITGGHTVGDSADIFMKVLNDEATSAQSSVVLSNAAMAIKTIKPDKSFADCFYEAEESLISKKALNSFKTLIVN is encoded by the coding sequence ATGAAACAGATACTTAACCACTTATTTGAACATAAAACCTTCACCCGCGAGCAATCAAAAGAGATTTTGAAGAACATTGCTTTAGGTAAGTACAACAATTCGCAAATGGCAGCCTTTATGACCGCCTATTGTATGCGCAGCATTACGGTAAACGAACTGGAAGGATTTAGAGACGCCATGCTGGAGCTTTGCCTGCCTATTGATTTAGAAGCAGGCGAACTGATTGACCTTTGCGGTACAGGTGGCGATGGTAAGGATACCTTTAATATATCTACACTGGCATCGTTTGTAGTGGCAGGGGCAGGGTATAAGGTTGCCAAACATGGTAATTATGGTGTATCATCGGGTTGCGGTTCATCTAACGTGATGGAGCATTTGGGTTATGTGTTTACCAATGATACGGATAAACTAAAAAAGAGCGTTGACAAAGCCAATATTTGCTTTTTACATGCGCCGCTGTTTCACCCGGCTATGAAAACTGTGGCACCAATACGCCGCGAATTGGGCGTAAAAACCTTTTTCAATATGCTTGGCCCTCTGGTTAACCCGGCTAAGCCTAACAATCAGTTAGTAGGTGTGTTTAATTTAGAGCTGGCAAGGGTTTATGCTTACCTGTATCAAAAATCGGGTATTAACTATACCATCCTTAATGCTTTAGATGGTTATGACGAAATTTCCCTTACCTGCGATTTTAAAACGTTTAGTGCCGAGGGTGAAAAAATAAACAGTATCGAAGCCTTAGGCTTTAATAAGCTGAATGAAGATGAAATAACCGGCGGGCATACGGTTGGTGATTCGGCTGATATATTTATGAAGGTTTTAAACGACGAAGCTACAAGTGCCCAAAGCAGCGTGGTATTAAGTAATGCCGCAATGGCCATTAAAACCATCAAACCGGATAAAAGCTTTGCCGATTGCTTTTACGAGGCAGAAGAATCGTTAATAAGTAAAAAGGCGTTAAATAGCTTTAAAACATTGATAGTCAACTAA
- a CDS encoding ion transporter, with translation MAIHQQKINPENDLGFGPQPVIKSQPLINKDGSVNVRRKGLSLFNTADNYHTLIKMSWGKFWFVVLSGYLLANLLFATIYVLIGMDSLDGASGSGECSHFLDAFFFSAQTISTVGYGHISPRGVVANSVAAFESMIGLLAFALATGLLYGRFSKPSAKIIYSDNILVAPYQVNGRGLMFRLANLRRNVLIDLQVEIIFSYNEIVDGKPLRRFFPLEVERKNVSLLTLNWTIVHPLDENSPLIDMTAEELENSQAAFSVLLKAFDDTFSQTVHSRTSYTFNDMVWGAKFIPAFDRDEDGRIVLDMSRISQYTTVN, from the coding sequence ATGGCCATACATCAACAAAAAATAAATCCCGAAAATGACCTGGGCTTTGGCCCGCAGCCTGTTATTAAAAGCCAGCCGCTTATTAATAAGGATGGGTCTGTAAACGTTAGGCGAAAAGGTCTTTCGCTTTTTAATACTGCCGACAATTACCATACGCTTATAAAAATGAGCTGGGGTAAGTTTTGGTTTGTAGTATTAAGCGGCTATTTATTGGCTAATCTTTTGTTTGCCACTATTTATGTGCTAATAGGTATGGACAGTTTGGATGGCGCATCGGGCAGCGGCGAATGTAGCCACTTTTTAGATGCATTTTTCTTCTCCGCACAAACTATATCTACTGTAGGCTATGGGCATATTAGCCCTCGTGGTGTAGTAGCTAACAGTGTAGCCGCCTTTGAATCTATGATAGGTTTATTGGCTTTTGCACTGGCTACAGGTTTGTTATACGGGCGTTTTTCTAAACCATCAGCCAAGATAATCTACAGCGATAATATCCTGGTTGCACCCTACCAGGTAAACGGCCGGGGCTTAATGTTTAGACTGGCCAACTTACGCCGCAATGTTTTGATAGACCTGCAGGTGGAGATCATTTTTTCGTATAACGAGATAGTAGATGGTAAACCGCTCAGGCGTTTTTTTCCGTTAGAGGTTGAACGTAAAAATGTTAGCCTGCTTACTTTAAATTGGACTATTGTACACCCCCTTGATGAGAATAGCCCTTTGATTGATATGACAGCCGAAGAACTTGAAAATTCGCAAGCGGCATTTTCGGTATTATTAAAGGCGTTTGATGATACTTTTTCGCAAACCGTACATTCGCGTACCTCTTATACCTTTAACGATATGGTTTGGGGTGCCAAATTTATACCTGCGTTTGACCGTGATGAAGATGGACGTATAGTATTGGATATGAGCAGAATTAGCCAATACACAACGGTTAATTAA